From a single Balneolales bacterium ANBcel1 genomic region:
- the htpX gene encoding zinc metalloprotease HtpX, with the protein MLKNSVRTVFLMALVGLLFLFIGNLLGGQTGMVIALVFALMMNGFSYWYSDKLVLKMYRAKEVTRDNAPQFYNMVEELSQKANLPMPKVYIIPQEQPNAFATGRNPNHAAVAATQGILRSLNERELRGVMAHELAHIKNRDILTQTIVTTVVSAITMIAQFAIFLPIGRGGGDGPNPIVLLLTLILAPLAAAMLQAAVSRTREFEADRVGAEICGSAESLASALRKIQASVERIPMQASETAQRSTAHMFPVNPFSARGMSKLFSTHPDTQLRIKKLMEMEKTGRYS; encoded by the coding sequence ATGCTCAAGAATTCTGTTCGCACTGTATTTCTGATGGCGCTGGTAGGCCTTCTGTTTCTGTTCATTGGTAATTTGCTGGGCGGGCAGACCGGGATGGTCATCGCTTTGGTTTTTGCACTTATGATGAACGGATTCAGCTACTGGTATTCCGACAAGCTCGTGCTGAAGATGTACCGTGCCAAAGAGGTTACCAGGGATAATGCCCCGCAATTCTACAATATGGTCGAGGAGCTTTCGCAGAAGGCGAACCTGCCAATGCCCAAAGTGTATATTATTCCCCAGGAACAGCCGAATGCTTTTGCCACCGGGCGCAACCCCAACCATGCTGCGGTGGCGGCAACACAGGGGATCCTTCGCAGCCTGAATGAGAGAGAGCTGAGAGGGGTTATGGCGCACGAGCTTGCCCATATCAAAAACCGCGATATCCTCACGCAGACGATTGTTACGACGGTTGTGAGTGCTATTACCATGATCGCCCAGTTTGCCATATTTCTGCCGATCGGCCGCGGAGGCGGAGACGGCCCCAACCCGATCGTCCTGCTGCTGACCCTTATTTTGGCGCCTTTGGCGGCCGCCATGCTGCAGGCCGCAGTTTCCCGGACCCGTGAGTTTGAAGCGGACCGCGTAGGGGCCGAAATTTGCGGGAGCGCCGAAAGCCTGGCCAGCGCGCTGCGTAAAATTCAGGCCTCTGTGGAGCGCATACCGATGCAGGCATCCGAAACGGCCCAGCGGTCTACCGCCCACATGTTTCCGGTGAATCCGTTTTCGGCCCGGGGCATGAGTAAGCTTTTTTCCACCCATCCGGATACGCAGCTCAGGATTAAAAAACTGATGGAAATGGAGAAAACCGGCCGGTATTCCTGA